A genome region from Microbacterium sp. CGR2 includes the following:
- a CDS encoding carbohydrate ABC transporter permease, producing the protein MTLTAPPAERSDAASAPQKKADAPPKRPWRHRVSRFDQHASPYLYISPFFLLFGLVGLFPLLYTVWVAVHEWDLLEGQGEFVGIGNFVEILGDPMFWNSIFNTLSIFLLSAIPQLAVALFIAYLLDRGLRTPTFWRMSVLIPFVVTPVAVAIIFSSIFNEADGLANNLLNLIGIADQQWKTDTGLSHIAIAVMVNFRWTGYNALILLAAMQSVPRDLYESAALDGAGSARRFFSITIPTIRPTLIFVIITSTIGGLQIFAEPKLFDASTAGGIGGSDRQFQTTVLFLWELAFFRLNLGEASAVAILLFLLIVGIGVINFLISRRISTGDDRRNRAARRRARPTSKEEAR; encoded by the coding sequence ATGACTCTCACCGCACCCCCCGCGGAGCGCAGTGACGCAGCATCCGCTCCACAGAAGAAGGCGGATGCTCCCCCCAAGCGCCCCTGGCGTCACCGCGTCTCGCGGTTCGACCAGCACGCGTCCCCGTATCTCTACATCTCGCCGTTCTTCCTGCTCTTCGGGCTGGTCGGCCTGTTTCCCCTGCTGTACACCGTCTGGGTCGCCGTCCACGAGTGGGATCTCCTCGAGGGGCAGGGCGAGTTCGTCGGCATCGGCAACTTCGTCGAGATCCTCGGCGACCCGATGTTCTGGAACTCGATCTTCAACACGCTGAGCATCTTCCTGCTCTCCGCGATCCCGCAGCTCGCGGTCGCCCTGTTCATCGCCTACCTGCTGGACCGAGGCCTTCGCACTCCGACGTTCTGGCGGATGAGCGTGCTCATCCCCTTCGTCGTGACCCCGGTGGCGGTCGCCATCATCTTCTCCAGCATCTTCAACGAGGCCGACGGCCTCGCCAACAACCTGCTGAATCTCATCGGCATCGCCGACCAGCAGTGGAAGACGGACACCGGCCTGTCGCACATCGCGATCGCCGTCATGGTGAACTTCCGCTGGACCGGCTACAACGCCCTCATCCTGCTCGCCGCCATGCAGTCCGTGCCCCGTGACCTCTACGAGTCCGCGGCCCTCGACGGGGCAGGGTCGGCGCGGCGCTTCTTCTCGATCACGATCCCGACGATCCGTCCGACCCTGATCTTCGTCATCATCACCTCGACGATCGGCGGTCTGCAGATCTTCGCCGAGCCGAAGCTGTTCGATGCGTCCACCGCCGGCGGCATCGGCGGCAGCGACCGGCAGTTCCAGACCACGGTGCTGTTCCTCTGGGAGCTCGCCTTCTTCCGTCTCAACCTCGGTGAGGCATCCGCCGTCGCCATCCTGCTGTTCCTCCTCATCGTCGGGATCGGCGTGATCAACTTCCTCATCTCTCGGAGGATCTCCACCGGAGACGACCGGCGAAACCGCGCCGCTCGGCGCCGCGCCCGCCCGACCAGCAAGGAGGAGGCGCGATGA
- a CDS encoding carbohydrate ABC transporter permease translates to MTATQALSVPEKIRRRSTSAGTAGIGSRPGFLTYGLLAAFIIGSAYPLWWSVVVASGTNSTRGETLPLIPGGNFLANAAKVFDAIPFWLALGNSFLISSIITISVVTFSTLAGYAFAKLRFKGRDGLMIFVIATMAIPTQLGIIPLFMLMREFGWTGSIGAVIIPTLVTAFGVFFMRQYLVDVIPDELIEAARMDGANQFRTFLTVGIPAARPAMAILGLFTFMTAWTDYLWPLIVLSPSNPTLQTALSQLQSGYYVDYSIVLAGAVLATLPLLVLFVVAGRQLVSGIMAGAVKG, encoded by the coding sequence ATGACCGCCACCCAGGCACTGAGCGTTCCGGAGAAGATCCGCCGCCGCAGCACGTCCGCCGGGACCGCCGGAATCGGCAGCCGTCCCGGATTCCTGACCTACGGCCTGCTCGCCGCGTTCATCATCGGCAGCGCCTATCCGCTGTGGTGGTCGGTCGTGGTGGCCAGTGGCACGAACTCCACCCGGGGTGAGACGCTGCCCCTCATCCCCGGCGGGAACTTCTTGGCGAACGCGGCCAAGGTGTTCGACGCGATCCCGTTCTGGCTGGCCCTGGGCAACTCGTTTCTGATCTCCAGCATCATCACGATCTCGGTGGTGACCTTCTCGACCCTGGCGGGCTATGCGTTCGCGAAGCTCCGCTTCAAGGGCCGCGATGGCCTGATGATCTTCGTGATCGCGACTATGGCGATCCCGACGCAGCTCGGGATCATTCCCCTGTTCATGCTGATGCGGGAGTTCGGATGGACCGGCTCCATCGGCGCGGTGATCATTCCGACGCTCGTCACGGCGTTCGGCGTGTTCTTCATGCGGCAGTATCTCGTCGATGTCATCCCGGACGAGCTGATCGAGGCGGCCCGGATGGACGGCGCGAATCAGTTCCGCACCTTCCTGACCGTCGGCATCCCGGCGGCCCGGCCGGCGATGGCGATCCTCGGGCTCTTCACCTTCATGACCGCGTGGACCGACTACCTGTGGCCGCTGATCGTGCTCTCCCCTTCGAACCCGACCCTGCAGACCGCCTTGAGCCAACTGCAGTCCGGCTACTACGTCGACTACTCCATCGTGCTCGCCGGTGCCGTGCTCGCCACTCTCCCGCTGCTCGTGCTCTTCGTGGTCGCGGGACGTCAGCTGGTCAGTGGCATCATGGCCGGCGCGGTGAAAGGATGA
- a CDS encoding GH1 family beta-glucosidase, producing MTRSFPSNFLFGAATAAYQIEGAAFEDGRTASIWDTFARVPGAVIGGDTGDVACDHYHRYADDVALMTELGLQTYRFSTSWSRVRPDGGAVNAAGVDFYERLVDRLLGAGILPWLTLYHWDMPQALQDAGGWTNRDTVDRFLEYAGTMHDALGDRVNVWTTLNEPWCSSFLSYTGGEHAPGHTSVAEGLLASHHLLLAHGATVQELRSRDASLNLGITLNHTVADPADPADPADVDAARRVDGQFNRWFLDPIYRGAYPADIVEDIRAVDADAVALFEAAIHEGDLATISQPIDTQGVNYYHGDFLSGTAPALRPASGGPATERKGRSPYPSSEGIHSVERGLPRTAQNWEVQPEGLTRVLQRVWTEYAEPAGTVLYMTENGAAYDDVAVVEDGETRVHDVERTEFLRLHLGAVLDAAESGVDVRGYFYWSMFDNYEWAWGYDKRFGIVRVDYDTQERSLKDSGREYARIIATRTLTEKDALAVQIA from the coding sequence ATGACGCGCTCCTTCCCCTCGAACTTCCTCTTCGGCGCGGCGACCGCCGCCTATCAGATCGAGGGTGCCGCGTTCGAGGACGGCCGCACCGCCTCGATCTGGGACACCTTCGCGCGGGTTCCCGGCGCGGTCATCGGGGGCGACACCGGCGATGTCGCGTGCGACCACTATCACCGCTACGCGGATGACGTCGCGCTGATGACCGAGCTCGGCCTGCAGACGTACCGGTTCTCCACGTCCTGGTCGCGGGTGCGGCCCGACGGCGGGGCCGTGAACGCGGCCGGAGTCGACTTCTACGAGCGCCTCGTCGACCGGCTGCTCGGTGCCGGCATCCTGCCCTGGCTGACCCTGTATCACTGGGACATGCCGCAGGCGCTGCAGGATGCCGGGGGGTGGACAAACCGCGACACGGTCGACCGCTTCCTGGAGTACGCGGGCACCATGCACGACGCTCTCGGAGATCGGGTGAACGTGTGGACGACCCTGAACGAGCCGTGGTGCTCGTCGTTCCTGTCGTACACCGGCGGCGAGCACGCCCCCGGTCACACCAGCGTCGCGGAGGGCCTCCTCGCCTCCCACCACCTGCTGCTCGCGCACGGCGCGACGGTGCAGGAACTCCGCAGCCGTGATGCGTCGCTCAACCTCGGCATCACCCTGAACCACACGGTCGCCGACCCGGCCGATCCCGCGGACCCCGCCGACGTCGACGCCGCCCGCCGCGTCGACGGGCAGTTCAATCGCTGGTTCCTCGACCCGATCTACCGGGGTGCGTATCCGGCGGACATCGTCGAGGACATCCGGGCGGTGGATGCGGATGCCGTGGCCCTGTTCGAGGCCGCGATCCACGAGGGCGACCTCGCGACCATCTCGCAGCCGATCGACACCCAGGGCGTGAACTACTACCACGGCGACTTCCTGTCGGGAACGGCGCCCGCGCTCCGGCCCGCGTCCGGGGGCCCCGCGACCGAGCGGAAGGGACGCAGCCCGTACCCGTCGAGCGAGGGCATCCATTCGGTCGAGCGCGGACTCCCACGGACCGCGCAGAACTGGGAGGTGCAGCCGGAAGGATTGACCCGGGTGCTGCAGCGGGTGTGGACGGAGTACGCCGAGCCCGCCGGAACCGTGCTGTACATGACGGAGAACGGCGCCGCCTATGACGACGTCGCCGTGGTCGAAGACGGAGAGACGCGCGTGCACGACGTCGAGCGCACCGAGTTCCTCCGCCTGCATCTGGGGGCGGTGCTGGATGCCGCCGAATCCGGCGTCGACGTGCGCGGCTACTTCTACTGGTCGATGTTCGACAACTACGAGTGGGCATGGGGGTACGACAAGCGCTTCGGAATCGTGCGGGTCGACTACGACACTCAGGAGCGGAGTCTGAAGGACTCGGGCCGAGAGTACGCTCGCATCATCGCGACCCGCACTCTCACAGAGAAAGACGCTCTCGCCGTTCAAATCGCGTGA